In Salarias fasciatus chromosome 2, fSalaFa1.1, whole genome shotgun sequence, one genomic interval encodes:
- the wfs1b gene encoding wolframin, translating to MDANGKSSIPKLSTSSPTTLRPGPSSLNAAPATVTPASERARPKFSMPTPPSTPSSSPSTTSPQSSPGLFSRSSSLSTPTASPLRQPLRSHSQTGRSQLNAASTENPISGSSAAGTVPQTPPTPEPEEPEEEVSFEDLEEKAKSGDAKAQTKMGRYFLALAEERDEELNNCTAVTWLIQAAKQGRKDAVRLLQQCLSSRKGITLENFEEVKKLCTETRFERGVRKAALLMYWKLNPEKKKSVAVSEMLENVEHVHTEPGKPISRGPLNSSAKKQRRVLETMVTSEASSHVGLDDFVEMTKKYAQGIAPPPVLAAAGGEDDDDDDEVPVKHPDELPLHQKLLKFPLYALLEIKEHLIDWASRAGMQWLSALIPTHHVNALIFFFIISNLTIEFFIFLIPLLVFYLSFFSMVICTLRVFQNSKAWENFRALTDLLSHFEPGLDLEQAETNFGWTHLEPYLYFLLSVVFVVFSFPVADKSWIPCSELAAVALFFTITAFLSLHASAQLFARKALATEVLSGACSLTYLLPDSLWFLRVFGLTFVSVPLGDAVALNLGMPWLLYGHLFYLLFRMAQLRGFKGTYLCLVPYLVCFTWCELCLVFLNNASAIGLIRTCVGYFLFLFALPILSLGLAAMLIIQLLQWFLTLELTKMVVTLTICFVPVVLRLWTRFSLNPIAVFRSLSRSSIVKLILVWLSAVVLFCWMYVYRSEGMKVYNSTLTWPEYSNLCGPLAWKESNMAQTQILCSHLEGHRVTWTGRFKYVRVTDIENGPHSVINLLPVFVGNWMRCLYGEPYPLCDEEENATAEPRPLPAPAPPPENPLCKLKKLAKHECHIKRFDRYKFEVTMGMPLERKTKNGTIVEDEDATKDIVLRASNEFKSVLLHLNTGSLVEFSTILEGRLGSKWPVFELKAINCISCGDVSVPSRRQYKIEHDWRRTAQSALQFGFDFFFNPFLTARLEQHPETENETETVTLDEG from the exons ATGGATGCCAACGGGAAGTCATCCATCCCCAAACTGTCCACATCATCTCCCACCACCCTGAGGCCAGGCCCGtcgtccctgaacgcagcacctGCCACGGTGACACCAGCCTCAGAACGGGCGAGGCCCAAATTCTCAATGCCGACTCCGCCATCAACGCCCTCGTCCTCTCCCTCCACTACCTCCCCTCAGTCCTCTCCGGGATTGTTCTCCCGCTCTTCCTCACTTTCCACCCCCACGGCTTCACCGCTCCGCCAGCCTCTGAGGAGCCATTCTCAGACGGGCAGATCTCAGCTCAATGCGGCCTCCACAGAGAATCCCATAAGTGGATCCTCAGCTGCTGGGACGGTGCCACAGACTCCTCCCACACCTGAGCCAG aagagccagaggaggaagtcAGTTTTGAAGATTTGGAGGAGAAAGCAAAGTCGGGTGACGCAAAAGCTCAAACCAAG ATGGGCCGGTACTTTCTGGCACTCGCAGAAGAAAGGGATGAGGAGCTCAACAACTGCACAGCGGTCACTTGGCTGATCCAGGCTGCAAAACAGGGCCGTAAGGATGCCGTCAGACTGCTGCAGCAGTGCTTATCCTCCAGGAAAG GCATCACCTTGGAGAACTTCGAGGAGGTGAAGAAGCTGTGCACAGAGACCCGGTTCGAGAGGGGGGTGAGGAAGGCGGCTCTGCTCATGTACTGGAAATTGAATCCTGAGAAGAAGAAGTCTGTGGCGGTTTCTGAGATGCTGGAGAATGTGGAGCATGTCCACACAGAGccag gTAAACCAATCTCTCGTGGTCCGCTGAACAGCTCTGCCAAGAAACAGAGGAGAGTCCTGGAGACGATGGTCACCAGTGAGG CCAGTTCTCACGTGGGTCTTGACGACTTCGTTGAGATGACTAAAAAGTATGCTCAGGGCATCGCACCGCCTCCGGTCTTGGCAGCTGCAGGAGGCGaagatgacgacgacgacgatgaaGTGCCAGTGAAGCATCCAGATGAACTCCCCCTGCATCAGAAG CTTCTGAAGTTCCCCTTGTACGCGTTGCTGGAGATAAAGGAGCATCTCATCGACTGGGCTTCACGAGCCGgcatgcagtggctcagcgCGCTGATCCCCACCCACCACGTCAACGCGctcatcttcttcttcattatctCCAACCTCACCATCGagttcttcatcttcctcataCCACTGCTGGTCTTCTACCTGTCCTTCTTCTCGATGGTCATCTGCACACTTCGCGTGTTTCAG AATTCCAAAGCGTGGGAGAACTTCCGGGCTCTGACCGACCTGCTCTCTCACTTTGAACCTGGTCTCGATCTGGAACAAGCTGAGACCAACTTTGGATGGACACACCTGGAGCCTTACCT GTATTTTCTCCTCTCGGTGGTCTTCGTGGTGTTCTCCTTCCCCGTGGCGGATAAGTCCTGGATCCCCTGCTCGGAGCTGGCCGCCGTCGCTCTCTTCTTCACCATCACTGCCTTCCTCAGCCTCCACGCCTCCGCCCAGCTCTTTGCCCGTAAAGCGCTGGCCACCGAGGTCCTCTCCGGAGCGTGCTCCCTCACGTACCTGCTGCCGGACTCCCTCTGGTTCCTCAGGGTGTTCGGGCTGACGTTCGTCAGCGTGCCGCTGGGAGACGCCGTGGCTCTGAACCTGGGGATGCCGTGGCTCCTCTACGGACACCTCTTCTATCTCCTCTTCCGCATGGCGCAGCTGCGAGGCTTCAAGGGCACGTACCTGTGCCTGGTGCCCTACCTGGTGTGCTTCACCTGGTGCGAACTTTGCTTGGTGTTTCTCAACAACGCCTCGGCGATAGGACTCATCCGCACCTGTGTGGGctacttcctcttcctgttcgcCCTGCCCATCCTCTCGCTGGGCCTGGCCGCCATGCTGatcatccagctgctgcagtggttcCTCACTCTGGAGCTGACCAAGATGGTGGTCACGTTGACCATCTGTTTCGTTCCGGTGGTCCTGAGGCTTTGGACCCGCTTCAGTCTCAACCCCATCGCCGTTTTCCGATCGCTGTCGCGGAGCAGCATCGTCAAGCTCATCCTGGTGTGGCTCAGCGCCGTGGTGCTCTTCTGCTGGATGTACGTCTACCGGTCCGAGGGCATGAAGGTGTATAACTCCACGCTGACGTGGCCCGAGTACAGCAACCTGTGCGGCCCCCTCGCCTGGAAGGAGTCCAACATGGCGCAGACGCAGATCCTCTGCTCCCATCTGGAGGGGCACCGCGTCACCTGGACGGGGCGCTTCAAGTACGTCCGCGTGACGGACATCGAGAACGGGCCGCACTCGGTCATCAACCTGCTGCCCGTGTTCGTGGGGAACTGGATGAGGTGCCTCTACGGCGAGCCGTACCCTCTTTGCGACGAGGAGGAGAACGCCACGGCCGAGCCGCGGCCCCTGCCCGCCCCGGCGCCTCCTCCTGAAAACCCCCTCTGCAAGCTGAAAAAGCTCGCCAAGCACGAGTGTCACATCAAGCGCTTCGACCGGTACAAGTTCGAGGTCACGATGGGGATGCCGCTGGAGCGCAAGACCAAAAACGGGACCAtcgtggaggacgaggacgccACGAAGGACATCGTCCTGCGCGCCAGCAACGAGTTCAAGTCCGTGCTTCTGCACCTGAACACCGGCAGCCTGGTGGAGTTCAGCACCATCCTGGAGGGCCGCCTGGGCTCCAAGTGGCCCGTGTTTGAGCTGAAGGCCATAAACTGCATCTCGTGCGGCGACGTCAGCGTTCCCAGCCGCAGGCAGTACAAGATCGAGCACGACTGGAGGCGCACCGCTCAGAGCGCCCTGCAGTTCGGCTTCGACTTCTTCTTCAACCCTTTCCTGACCGCTCGGCTGGAGCAGCACCCGGAAACGGAGAATGAGACGGAAACTGTGACTCtggatgaaggatga